A window from Toxoplasma gondii ME49 chromosome IX, whole genome shotgun sequence encodes these proteins:
- a CDS encoding hypothetical protein (encoded by transcript TGME49_288030~Predicted trans-membrane domain (TMHMM2.0):88-111:120-143:149-172), with translation MAGDSRSAGRSPGPRAAGDSGTSGSSAAPESPVNDAGSQRWSEGVASTHAGSSGVFDAATECSGVRGAAGLDSLTIWHRSNPFDSRWRVVKIVSGFLALLGAAVFLGIAAAALHSVVGDYFFTQGTVGGLMHRNLTPIVLALASSQLVRFLITLFLIFAVSAAVFTTLSELAALDCFPGNPVIEFFRRNFVGSAGASQPPSRFQAVEETELSHSLASRHGLRVDSDGENEESSNALHGATRSTGFGGEKGQGAQGGSQENSLRTSSTSCSVWWHPLQKRLRQLLASLLLILGYRGPPPSRDCALEKGSCRSLGNRRGETEKSRQSCSPSSRDVCFIKTAPGKDETGSEEDVDIPQADSPSDGVRRRADRQNRISGNGTSGSSGKLSQRSKFDNDWLVVEEDDSK, from the coding sequence ATGGCTGGTGACTCCAGGTCTGCCGGCCGAAGTCCCGGCCCTAGGGCGGCAGGCGACTCTGGAACATCTGGatcttctgctgctcctgAATCTCCAGTGAATGATGCTGGTTCACAGAGATGGTCTGAAGGGGTAGCGTCAACACATGCAGGGAGCTCCGGTGTGTTCGATGCAGCCACAGAGTGTAGCGGAGTGCGCGGTGCCGCGGGTCTCGATTCTCTCACAATCTGGCACCGCTCAAATCCCTTCGACTCCCGGTGGCGAGTGGTCAAGATTGTCTCAGGTTTCCTGGCTCTTCTAGGCGCTGCTGTTTTCCTGGGTATTGCTGCGGCGGCTCTGCATAGCGTTGTTGGCGACTATTTCTTCACCCAGGGGACCGTCGGTGGTCTTATGCACCGAAACCTAACCCCAATTGTTCTTGCGCTTGCGTCCTCACAACTTGTCCGCTTCCTCATCActctttttttgatttttgcTGTCAGCGCCGCTGTATTCACTACCTTGTCTGAACTCGCCGCGCTCGACTGTTTCCCAGGGAATCCCGTGATCGAGTTTTTCAGGAGAAACTTCGTTGGCTCTGCTGGAGCTAGCCAGCCTCCCTCACGCTTCCAGGCagtcgaagaaacagagctCTCTCATTCTCTCGCATCGCGGCATGGACTTCGAGTTGACAGCGATGGTGAGAACGAGGAAAGTAGCAACGCTCTGCATGGGGCCACGAGGTCGACGGGATTCGGCGGTGAGAAAGGACAAGGCGCACAGGGTGGATCTCAGGAAAACAGCCTCCGCACCAGTTCTACTTCCTGTTCAGTTTGGTGGCATCCTTTGCAAAAAAGGCTTAGGCAGTTGCTCGCGAGTCTACTGCTGATCCTGGGGTACAGAGGGCCACCACCGTCAAGAGACTGCGCGCTTGAAAAAGGCAGTTGCAGAAGCTTGGGAAACCGGCGCGGTGAGACGGAAAAATCTCGGCAAAGCTGTTCGCCGTCATCCCGAGACGTGTGTTTTATCAAAACTGCCCCCGGAAAGGATGAAACCGGTTCTGAAGAGGATGTGGACATCCCGCAGGCGGACTCGCCGAGTGACGGCGTGAGACGACGCGCGGATCGCCAAAACAGAATTAGTGGTAATGGAACTTCTGGTAGCTCAGGGAAGCTTTCACAAAGAAGCAAATTCGACAACGACTGGCTGGttgtcgaggaagacgatAGCAAATAG
- a CDS encoding hypothetical protein (encoded by transcript TGME49_288040) — protein sequence MTEQQRDRTLLDSRLDAETAASSQASARPVQHTSSSSCSPSSLSCSASSVSPGSVSSDAPGASALKDEGADASGVRPAKRVRVSSRCVDSVESPSLEEEEREKASGEASEDSTTDTETRIRKEEEAKSVAERQKRLYSSFLPPGLLNDFVSAALALDASGESPAEPGCTYTPDSGPPGGSPVSRHLGAPRDPQTPCEALLSFDRESLLTFASLFHLLVSGRGTDEGELQEAAQADKREAEEAAQQTELEGDVSTRGCWGREVGARVQPEVTKKTRKSSASEEVVEGTSSGDRTRKKALEMSSSPLVFLRGRRSREVLVRRLLRQLRGDDGEGQNSGAASSGGRASLSSAVHPPQAVLFEAWMKALKIFLSFVTSSALVGSHAKALALVAVFDILLLLLSPEEDLSPSSASFSSASSAGASTGKVVDGAGKAADAASKGRRREGASRPVLDFNNFADLLVEFARTVPLREIGSVISFLEKNKESLIAAFQRKGRDCLSGSKQLDTAQAKRALQAAGAKVIGMVKSIEEPLMHANEKQYIFALRRLLMETLSMTHAGLSNRTMQRAEATPVVLDSLEAWNALSHFGVGVESPSASTHADRSRSKKSSGKSTQQAGSGGKEAAPRSAKSLENERKSEKGGGDSLSSFGACSYAVYAAYGKALAFLQAPDRVLEQPAEVVTDVLSSLDTVLSYFEKHPAVSTRAAAETRSPAVSLDRTLDQDEAEVKRACDNLLLLSSSGNPHYLSAGAFRERIDNSFFRRELLTSACVAFHFLGQAVGLGGQEKRGKTDEQSSQGKAAKKETPVRPAGGGETGATAQRMQQKIRETYSALNEKTKATLASLETRVWSLAAALFNSSSPSAHVSPFSELSTTLSSSQLSLRGSESLSPCRQTARRNVDRARSLASDVEEERSGIEKLLQTEQLWLWWKNRNCFDSVLKPSGSDSLSFSAADVPAPALLPFAVQAALSSSNLAKTLEKQAHAETRKKSETEKSPEQPAQPEPAKNAQKLASSQSASSQSASGEEAKAKEVQLSLQESKERSDEKTEKSEKSESKADTMDRGGAEEAQTGEKEEAEPDKLLSRALALAKQAEMGENSWWPELHRGSKPRKDSVVMRRLVQWLHAWEAAEGSSAASSPSVSSGLSSEQEGGEPLAGRVGLAIPGPLRLLRQGEAWFTSDSRNLPNDYDDLLFMDKLRVKLNDLVQKMDDDDNPENDVDEEERSKHNPVFSLRLRKLFALFYGDAYVAMPYKETKCEDLRQAIAEYDTKGLAARLGLKAVEKRSVSQATNEQGAEQES from the exons ATGACGGAGCAGCAGCGAGACAGGACGCTTCTTGACAGCCGCCTGGACGCGGAGACTGCGGCATCGTCGCAGGCATCTGCCCGTCCGGTTCAACAcacctcttcctcttcgtgttctccttcttcgctttcatgttctgcttcttctgtgtcgcctGGCTCCGTCTCTTCGGATGCGCCCGGGGCCTCTGCACTGAAGGACGAAGGAGCAGACGCCTCGGGAGTCCGGCCTGCGAAGAGAGTACGCGTATCCTCCAGGTGTGTCGACAGCGTCGAGTCTCCGTCGctagaagaagaggagagggagaaggcgtcTGGAGAAGCGAGTGAAGACAGCACCACCGACACGGAGACAAGAAtccggaaagaagaagaggcgaagagcgtcgcggagagacagaagcgtctgtactcctcgtttcttccgcCAGGACTGCTGAACGATTTCGTCTCGGCTGCTCTGGCCCTCGACGCCTCCGGGGAGTCCCCCGCAGAGcccgggtgtacatacaccccagaCTCGGGGCCTCCTGGGGGAAGTccggtgtctagacacctgGGTGCGCCACGAGACCCGCAGACGCCCTGCGAGGCGCTGCTGTCCTTCGACCGTGAGTCGCTCCTTACTTTCGCTTCACTCTTCCACCTTCTCGTTTCTGGGAGAGGAACTGATGAGGGAGAACTGCAGGAGGCCGCGCAGGCAGACAAGcgagaggcggaggaagCCGCCCAACAGACAGAACTAGAGGGCGACGTCTCCACGAGAGGGTGTTGGGGCAGAGAGGTCGGTGCGCGGGTGCAGCCGGAAGtcacgaagaaaacgaggaagtcGAGCGCTTCGGAGGAGGTCGTGGAGGGAACCAGCAGCGGAGACCggacaaggaagaaagcaTTGGaaatgtcttcttctcccctcgtgTTCCTGCGCGGCCGACGCAGCCGCGAGGTGCTCGTGCGTCGACTGCTGAGGCAGCTGCGCGGAGATGACGGCGAGGGGCAGAACAGCGGGGCTGCAAGCTCAGGCGGCAGAGCCTCTCTGAGTTCAGCTGTACATCCACCGCAGGCTGTGCTCTTCGAGGCCTGGATGAAGGCACTCAAgatcttcctctcttttgtAACT TCGAGCGCCCTCGTTGGCAGTCACGCCAAGGCACTTGCTCTCGTCGCAGTTTTCGATattctgctgcttcttctctccccggaAGAGGacctctccccttcttctgcttccttctcttctgcttcaagTGCTGGAGCTTCCACCGGCAAGGTGGTGGACGGTGCGGGGAAAGCAGCCGACGCGGCGTCTAAGGggcggaggcgagaaggcgcgtCTCGCCCTGTTCTCGACTTCAACAACTTCGCGGATCTTCTCGTCGAATTTGCTCGA ACGGTGCCTCTTCGGGAGATTGGATCCGTGATCTCctttctggaaaaaaacaaagaaagtCTGATTGCGGCATTCCAGCGAAAGGGCCGCGACTGTTTGTCAGGCTCCAAACAGCTCGACACGGCGCAGGCGAAGCGAGCTCTGCAG GCTGCTGGAGCGAAGGTGATCGGAATGGTGAAGAGCATCGAAGAGCCGctgatgcatgcaaacgagAAGCAGTACATTTTCGC GTTGCGGCGGCTGCTCATGGAGACCCTGTCGATGACGCATGCAGGCC TCTCGAACAGAACcatgcagagagcagaggcgaCCCCCGTTGTGCTGGACAGCCTGGAAGCTTGGAA CGCCCTCAGCCACTTTGGGGTGGGCGTGGAGTCGCCGTCGGCCTCCACTCATGCAGACCGCAGTCGCTCGAAAAAAAGTTCTGGAAAATCCACTCAACAGGCCGGATCGGGGGGCAAAGAGGCGGCTCCTCGGTCAGCAAAGAGCCTTGAAAACGAAAGGAAGTCTGAGAAAGGAGGCGGcgactctctctcgagcttcGGTGCATGCTCCTACGCGGTCTACGCTGCTTACGGGAAGGCTCTG GCCTTTCTCCAGGCTCCAGATCGCGTTCTCGAGCAGCCTGCTGAGGTCGTGACGGacgtcctttcctctctcgacaCCGTCTTGTCGTATTTTGAAAAGCACCCTGCAGTGTCGACGCGTGCAGCGGCGGAGACGCGTTCGCCAGCTGTTTCTCTGGACAGAACTCTCGATCAAGACGAGGCTGAGGTGAAGCGCGCATGCGACaaccttctgcttctgtcgagCTCTGGAAACCCACACTACCTGTCTGCTGGCGCCTTCCGCGAGCGCATCGACAACTCGTTTTTTAGGCGAGAATTGCTgaccagtgcatgcgtcgcgtTCCACTTTCTGGGGCAAGCTGTTGGCCTCGGAGgtcaagaaaaaagagggaagacagaCGAGCAATCTTCGCAGGGAAAGGCCGCCAAAAAGGAGACTCCCGTCCGACCCGCGGGCGGCGGGGAAACCGGCGCCACCgctcagcgcatgcagcaaaaaATTCGAGAAACCTACTCTGCTCTCAACGAAAAG acgaaggcgactcTTGCTTCTCTAGAAACGCGAGTATGGTCTCTCGCTGCGGCCTTGTTTAACTCCTCGTCCCCCTCGGCGCAcgtttcccccttttctGAGCTGTCAACaacgctttcttcctcgcagcTGAGCTTGCGAGGCTCCGAATCTTTGTCTCCTTGCAGACAGACTGCGCGGAGGAACGTCGACCGGGCTCGATCTCTCGCGAGCGATGTCGAGGAGGAACGCAGCGGAATAGAGAAACTTCTGCAAACCGAGCAGCTGTGGCTGTGGTGGAAGAATCGGAACTGCTTCGACTCTGTCCTCAAGCCTTCCGGGTCggactctctctccttctctgccgccgACGTCCCTGCCCCCGCTCTGCTGCCTTTCGCCGTTCAGGCGGCGCTCTCGAGCTCGAATCTCGCCAAGACTttggagaagcaggcgcatgcagagacgcgaaagaagtCCGAGACTGAAAAGAGTCCAGAGCAACCGGCGCAGCCCGAGCCTGCGAAGAACGCTCAAAAGCTGGCTTCTTCTCAgtcggcttcttctcagtCGGCTTctggcgaggaagcgaaggcgaaagaggtgCAGCTCTCTCTTCAGGAGTCAAAGGAAAGGAGCGAcgagaagaccgagaagagcgagaagagcgagagcaaGGCAGATACCATGGATCGGGGCGgcgcagaggaagcacagactggagaaaaggaagaagcagagccaGACAAGCTGTTGAGTCGAGCGTTGGCGCTCGCCAAACAAGCTGAGATGGGAGAAAACTCGTGGTGGCCGGAGCTCCACAGAGGCAGCAAACCCAGAAAAG ACAGCGTGGTTATGCGTCGGTTGGTGCAGTGGCTGCATGCTTGGGAAGCTGCAGAGGGTTCCAgcgctgcctcttctccttcagtcTCTTCCGGACTCTCTTCCGAGCAGGAGGGAGGCGAACCGCTCGCGGGCCGCGTCGGCTTGGCGATTCCTgggcctctgcgtctcctcagaCAAGGCGAGGCTTGGTTCACCAGCGACTCTCGAAACTTGCCAAACGACTACGATGAC CTGCTGTTCATGGACAAGCTTCGCGTGAAACTGAACGACTTGGTGCAGAAGATGGACGACGACGACAACCCTGAGAACGATgtagatgaagaagaaagaagcaagcaCAACCCCGTGTTTTCGCTTCGGCTTCGAAAACTCTTTGCGTTGTTCTACGGAGATGCCTACGTGGCCATGCCGTACAAAGAG ACAAAGTGTGAAGACCTACGCCAAGCCATCGCGGAGTACGACACGAAAGGTTTGGCCGCAAGGCTCGGGTTGAAGGCTGTTGAGAAACGTTCTGTGTCGCAAGCGACAAACGAACAAGGAGCTGAGCAGGAGAGCTAA